A single genomic interval of Astyanax mexicanus isolate ESR-SI-001 chromosome 4, AstMex3_surface, whole genome shotgun sequence harbors:
- the ctdsplb gene encoding CTD (carboxy-terminal domain, RNA polymerase II, polypeptide A) small phosphatase-like b isoform X2 — translation MDNTSIITQVTNPKEEEILSSNPEKVSLSSSSLKKKSRRSLFSSFFCCLRNYEADPPATTNNNTSPLPPPVEENGAPPKPPEKYLLSEVNINDYGKKCVVIDLDETLVHSSFKPISNADFIVPVEIDGTVHQVYVLKRPFVDEFLQKMGELFECVLFTASLAKYADPVADLLDQWGVFRARLFRESCVFHRGNYVKDLSRLGRELHNVIIVDNSPASYIFHPENAVPVQSWFDDMNDTELLDLLPFFEGLSKEEDVYGVLQNLRAR, via the exons ATGGACAACACGTCCATAATAACGCAAGTTACGAACCCAAAGGAGGAGGAGATATTATCGTCAAACCCTGAAAAAG TTTCGCTGTCTAGCAGCAGCTTGAAGAAGAAGAGTCGCCGGAGTCTCTTCAGCTCCTTCTTCTGCTGCCTGCGGAACTATGAAGCTGATCCTCCTGCCACCACCAACAACAATACCAGCCCTCTGCCTCCTCCTGTGGAGGAGAACGGAGCGCCGCCTAAG CCTCCAGAGAAATACCTCCTCTCCGAGGTGAACATTAACGACTATGGCAAGAAGTGTGTTGTAATAGACTTGGACGAGACTCTGGTGCACAGTTCATTCAAG CCCATAAGCAATGCTGATTTCATTGTTCCAGTGGAGATAGATGGCACAGTTCATCAG GTCTACGTACTGAAGAGACCATTTGTGGACGAGTTTCTACAGAAGATGGGAGAACTGTTTGAGTGTGTGCTCTTCACAGCCAGTCTGGCCAAG TACGCTGACCCTGTGGCTGACCTTCTGGACCAGTGGGGAGTGTTCCGGGCTCGGCTCTTCCGGGAATCCTGCGTGTTCCACCGAGGAAACTACGTCAAAGACCTCAGCCGGCTCGGGAGGGAGCTACACAATGTCATCATAGTGGACAACTCCCCTGCTTCCTATATCTTCCACCCAGAGAATGCT GTTCCAGTTCAGTCGTGGTTTGACGACATGAACGACACCGAGCTGTTGGACCTACTTCCGTTCTTCGAAGGACTGAGCAAAGAAGAAGACGTGTATGGAGTTCTGCAGAACCTCAGAGCCAGGTAG
- the ctdsplb gene encoding CTD (carboxy-terminal domain, RNA polymerase II, polypeptide A) small phosphatase-like b isoform X1, translated as MDNTSIITQVTNPKEEEILSSNPEKVSLSSSSLKKKSRRSLFSSFFCCLRNYEADPPATTNNNTSPLPPPVEENGAPPKCEQAEVIPVPGPPEKYLLSEVNINDYGKKCVVIDLDETLVHSSFKPISNADFIVPVEIDGTVHQVYVLKRPFVDEFLQKMGELFECVLFTASLAKYADPVADLLDQWGVFRARLFRESCVFHRGNYVKDLSRLGRELHNVIIVDNSPASYIFHPENAVPVQSWFDDMNDTELLDLLPFFEGLSKEEDVYGVLQNLRAR; from the exons ATGGACAACACGTCCATAATAACGCAAGTTACGAACCCAAAGGAGGAGGAGATATTATCGTCAAACCCTGAAAAAG TTTCGCTGTCTAGCAGCAGCTTGAAGAAGAAGAGTCGCCGGAGTCTCTTCAGCTCCTTCTTCTGCTGCCTGCGGAACTATGAAGCTGATCCTCCTGCCACCACCAACAACAATACCAGCCCTCTGCCTCCTCCTGTGGAGGAGAACGGAGCGCCGCCTAAG TGTGAACAGGCTGAGGTCATCCCTGTACCCGGT CCTCCAGAGAAATACCTCCTCTCCGAGGTGAACATTAACGACTATGGCAAGAAGTGTGTTGTAATAGACTTGGACGAGACTCTGGTGCACAGTTCATTCAAG CCCATAAGCAATGCTGATTTCATTGTTCCAGTGGAGATAGATGGCACAGTTCATCAG GTCTACGTACTGAAGAGACCATTTGTGGACGAGTTTCTACAGAAGATGGGAGAACTGTTTGAGTGTGTGCTCTTCACAGCCAGTCTGGCCAAG TACGCTGACCCTGTGGCTGACCTTCTGGACCAGTGGGGAGTGTTCCGGGCTCGGCTCTTCCGGGAATCCTGCGTGTTCCACCGAGGAAACTACGTCAAAGACCTCAGCCGGCTCGGGAGGGAGCTACACAATGTCATCATAGTGGACAACTCCCCTGCTTCCTATATCTTCCACCCAGAGAATGCT GTTCCAGTTCAGTCGTGGTTTGACGACATGAACGACACCGAGCTGTTGGACCTACTTCCGTTCTTCGAAGGACTGAGCAAAGAAGAAGACGTGTATGGAGTTCTGCAGAACCTCAGAGCCAGGTAG